Within Cnuibacter physcomitrellae, the genomic segment CGCACTCGGAAGGTGTCGGCGCCCGCGTCGCGCAGCATCCCCTCGGCCTCGACGAGCAGATCGACCGCGGCGCCGGTGCGTCCCTTCATCGCCATCACGGCGGCGTCGAACCCCATCCGCTCACCACGCAGGACGATCGCCTCATCGGCCCACACGCCCGCACCGATCGGCGGATCCGGCCGGGACAGCGCGGCCAGCTCGGCGTCGTCGGCCGGAGCGCCCTCGACGCCGTCCCGCTCCTGTGCGGCGAGGGACGGGACGTTCCACTGGGACGTGGGATCGTCCCGCCGTGCTCGGAGCAGCCGGACCAGCTCGCGAAGGGTGCGGTCGTGTCGGGGGAGCAGCCGCGACGGATCGAGCTCCTCGAGCCGCTTCAGGGCGACGGCGGACCGTCCCGACTGGGACTCCGCGACCGCCAGGACGAACGTGGCCTCGACGGGCGCCCCTTTCATGAGCGCCGCCGTGGCCAGATGCTCGGCGAGGCGCGTGCGAGAGGCACGCAACGCGGTCTCCGCTGCTCGGGCGAGGGTGGTCCCGTCGAGCTCCCACCCGAGAGGCAGGGCGAGCCGCGCGAGGCAGACGAGCTCGGCGTCCGTCGCGTCGCCGGGCGACCGCGTCGTCAGGTCGGCGACGATGGCATTGCTCAGCCGCCGACGTCGAAGGCGCGCCATGCTGCGGACCAGCATCAGCTCGCTGACGGGATCATGGACCCGGGAGACCGCGCCGTCCGGGTGATCCACGATGTCGAGGAGGCCCCGTTCTGCGAGCATCTCGATCGTCGGGCGCGGGTCGATGCCGAGGATCTGCTCGAGCACGATCCGTGTGCGGTCCGTCCCGAGCTCAGGCGCCAGGGCCACCACGTCGATGACCGTCTCGACCGGATCGACGGGGTCCTCGAAGCCCATCCGGGAGAAGATGAGTCGGCGGAGGCTCTCGATCGGGGGGATGGGCGCTTCGAGCCTCCACTGTCCGTCACGGTCGACGAGGGATCCCACGGCCTGCAGGTCGTGCAGGGCCTCTCGGAGCACGACGAGATCACCCCCGTCCCGAGCCGGTATCAACGCCGGCACGATCTGGGGATCGAGCGGCCCGCCGAGGAAGCGGTGGCTCAGCCTCAGCATCGCCTCCCGTCCCCACGGAGCGAGACGGACGCGAGCGAGTCCGTTCTCGTCGACGAGGCGGCGGAGCCACCCGTCGAGCGGGGTGCTCGTCGACTCGATGACGACGGGGACGACCAGTCCCCGGGCCACGGCCTCGGCCGCGCGACGGCGGCCGGCGGCGTCCGTGGATCGATCCTGATCGTGGACCCGGATCCGACGACGCACCGGCTCGGCCAGGCCCGCGACTACCGTGCGCACGAGGTGGGACCGACCGGATCCGGGCGGGCCGGAGACCACGATCCCGCGGCCCGACTCGAGGGCCTCCCGGACCACTCGAACCGACTCGTCGCGATCGACGTCGAGCTCGATGTCACTCATCGTTCCGCCTGACCACCCGCACCCTCGTCAGCTCATGGGATCCACGCCAGGATACGGACTCCTCAGCCGGGGGTGGAGGACGCGGGTGTCATAGGGGATGCACAGGGCTTCATGGACTGCCCATGGACGAGTCCTAGCCGGCGCTGGGATCCGCCGGAGACAGTCGATGTCGTCACCCCACGAAATCCGACGAAAGGTCTCCCATGAAGCGCATCCCCGACCCGGAGCCGACACCCGACGGCCCCGCCTACGAGGGTCGCCTGCTCGACCACGCAGACGAGCCGGTGGTCGATCAAGGCGCCGCCTTCGACATCCGCACCCTCATCAGCCGGCGCGGCGTGCTGAGCCTCGTCGGTCTCGGGGTCGGCGCGGTGGCCCTCGCAGCGTGCACCTCCACGACCACCGGCGGATCCTCGAGCGGCAGCGGCGGATCGGCCGGGGGCACCTCGACGGGGACGGCGACTCCGTCCACGGGAGGCGGCTCGTCAACGCTCCCGGCCGGTGAGATCCCCGACGAGACGGCCGGGCCCTACCCGGGCGACGGATCGAACGGCCCCGACGTCCTGGAGCAGTCCGGCATCGTCCGCAGCGACATCCGATCCAGTCTCGACGGCGGCGCCACCGCGACAGGAGTGCCGATGACCCTCACGCTCACCCTCACCGACATGGCGAACGGCGACGCGCCCTTCGAGGGGGTCGCGGTCTACGTCTGGCACTGCGACGCCCAGGGCCGCTACTCGATGTACTCGGAGGAGATCGAGGGCGAGACCTACCTGCGCGGCGTGCAGGTGGCGGATGCGAACGGCCAGGTCTCCTTCACCTCCGTCTTCCCGGCGTGCTACTCGGGACGGTGGCCGCACATCCACTTCGAGGTGTACCCCGACGTCGGCTCGATCACCGACTCCACCAAGGCGATCGCCACCTCGCAGGTGGCCCTGCCGCAGAGCACTTGCGAGGACGTCTACGCCCTGTCGGAGTACTCCGGCTCGTCGTCGAACCTCGCGCAGGTGAGCCTCGACAGCGACAACGTCTTCGGCGACGACGGTGGCGCGCTCGAGCTCGCCACCGTCTCGGGCGACACCGGCGCCGGCTACCTCGTGTCGCTCGCGGTCCGCGTCGACACCGCCACCACCCCCACCGCAGGCGCCGCCCCCTCCGGGGGACCCGGCGGTGGCGGCACCGGTCCGGGCGGCACGCCGCCCCAGCGCTGATCCAGCCGCTGCCACCTCACTCCGCCCCACCCCCACCTCACTCCGCCCCACCCCCACCTCACTCCGCCCCACCTCACCTCACCTCACCTCACCTCACCTCACCTCACCTCACCTCACCTCACCTCGGGTCCGCTGCCGGATGGGCTGCGAACCCGCCTCGAAAGGACATCATGGGCTTCTTCCAGAACCTCACGGGATGGCACGCGCTCATCCTCCTCGCCGTCGTGCTGCTGCTCTTCGGCGCCGCCAAGCTACCCGCCCTCGCCCGGAGCGCCGGCCAGTCCATGCGGATCTTCCGCTCCGAGATCAAGGATCCCGATGCCTCGGGGAAGCACCCGGGCGAGGCGTCCGAGGCCGAGACCGAGACCGGGGTGGTCGCCACTTCGCCGTCGGCATCCGCCCCCGCCACCCGGCAGGGGCGTGACGCGGCGGCGCTGGGCGGCGGGAGCGCATCCGCATGACCGCCGCCCCCGCGCCGGCGGAGGCCGGGGCGCCGCCGAGCGCTCCCGCCGGTCGGCGGATGCCGCTCGGATCACACCTCCGCGAGGCGCGGCGGCGCCTCCTGGTCGCGGCGATCTCGATCGCGGCCGGAGTGGTCGCGGGCTGGTTCCTCGCGGATCCGGTGCTCGACGTGCTGCGGGCTCCCATCACCGCGCTGGCCGGGACGCGCTCGGCGAGTCTCAACTACGACAGCGTGAGCGGCGCGTTCGAGCTGAGGATGCGCGTCGCGCTCCTCACGGGCGTCGTGCTCGCGGCTCCGGTCTGGCTGCACCAGGTCTTCGCGTTCGTGATGCCCGGGCTCACCCGCCGCGAGCGCCGCTACACGCTCGGGTTCACCCTCGCCGCGCTGCCGTTGTTCCTCGCCGGATGCGCCACGGGCCTCAGCATCTTCCCGCACATGGTCGAGCTGCTGGCCGGCTTCGTCCCGAGCGAGGACACGAGCATCCTGCAGGCGTCCGACTACGTCGACTTCGTGCTGAAGCTCGTCGTCGCGGCGGGGGTGGCCTACGTCCTCCCCGCACTCGTGGTGCTGCTGAACCTCGCCGGCGTCCTCCCGGCGGTCCGCATCCGGGCCGGATGGCGCTGGATCCTGCTCGCGATCGTGCTGTTCAGCGCGATCGCCACGCCGTCCGCCGACGTCGTGTCGATGCTGCTGCTCGCGGCACCGATGACCCTGCTGTTCGCGGCCGCAGCGGTCGTCGCCCACCTGCACGACCGGGCGATCGTGCGCCGCCTCGCCCGCTGACCGCCCTCCCCGAAAGGACACGCCGTGTTCGGACTCAGCCTCGAGAAGCTCGTCGTGCTCGCCCTCATCGCCGCCCTCGTCCTCGGCCCGCACCGTCTGCCGCACTATGCGCACCGCCTCGGCGAGCTCGTACGGTCGCTGCGCGACCTCCTCGACGTCGCCCGGGACAGCGCTCGGGCCGAGATCGGCGGCGAGCTCTCCCTCGACGAGTGGCGTCGACTCGACCCGCGCAGGTACCATCCCCGCTCCCTCGTGCGCGAGGCCCTCGCCGACGACACCGCCCCGGCCGGAGGCACCCCCGCGGACCCGCATACGTCGCGCGAGAGTGCCACGCCCCCAGACGCGATCGCGCCGTCCGTGCCGCGCCGCCCGCGCTACGACAGCGCGGGCAGGGCCCTCC encodes:
- a CDS encoding helix-turn-helix transcriptional regulator; amino-acid sequence: MSDIELDVDRDESVRVVREALESGRGIVVSGPPGSGRSHLVRTVVAGLAEPVRRRIRVHDQDRSTDAAGRRRAAEAVARGLVVPVVIESTSTPLDGWLRRLVDENGLARVRLAPWGREAMLRLSHRFLGGPLDPQIVPALIPARDGGDLVVLREALHDLQAVGSLVDRDGQWRLEAPIPPIESLRRLIFSRMGFEDPVDPVETVIDVVALAPELGTDRTRIVLEQILGIDPRPTIEMLAERGLLDIVDHPDGAVSRVHDPVSELMLVRSMARLRRRRLSNAIVADLTTRSPGDATDAELVCLARLALPLGWELDGTTLARAAETALRASRTRLAEHLATAALMKGAPVEATFVLAVAESQSGRSAVALKRLEELDPSRLLPRHDRTLRELVRLLRARRDDPTSQWNVPSLAAQERDGVEGAPADDAELAALSRPDPPIGAGVWADEAIVLRGERMGFDAAVMAMKGRTGAAVDLLVEAEGMLRDAGADTFRVRWGRIYTRMWDQSFDRTLLELEFLGDEAASLGRSDQEALCRWCTGLGLQHSGRVSEAIPVLRSALAALEQQGFAEPALLAHVSLAKALALAGHHAAATDVLAPVLEAGGGPLVAGWLDDAKGWMQLSAGEPEAAARSFIDAAAVHAGYGYPLFQMIALSGAARAGAAARVIDQVDELAGLVEGECIALLVRQARALARRETGATEGLVAEFEAIADTAVRLGMRGHAAQSYATAAELHTAAGDARAAAAASRLGAEQTALCGSEWFGTRHDATRELSDRELEIAELAVLGLSNREIADHLVISVRTVETHLLRVFRKTGIRQRADLRRAIGDSARPAPGPLHDASPRIATPARREPPATGRP
- the tatC gene encoding twin-arginine translocase subunit TatC, coding for MTAAPAPAEAGAPPSAPAGRRMPLGSHLREARRRLLVAAISIAAGVVAGWFLADPVLDVLRAPITALAGTRSASLNYDSVSGAFELRMRVALLTGVVLAAPVWLHQVFAFVMPGLTRRERRYTLGFTLAALPLFLAGCATGLSIFPHMVELLAGFVPSEDTSILQASDYVDFVLKLVVAAGVAYVLPALVVLLNLAGVLPAVRIRAGWRWILLAIVLFSAIATPSADVVSMLLLAAPMTLLFAAAAVVAHLHDRAIVRRLAR
- the tatA gene encoding twin-arginine translocase TatA/TatE family subunit, coding for MGFFQNLTGWHALILLAVVLLLFGAAKLPALARSAGQSMRIFRSEIKDPDASGKHPGEASEAETETGVVATSPSASAPATRQGRDAAALGGGSASA
- a CDS encoding twin-arginine translocase TatA/TatE family subunit produces the protein MFGLSLEKLVVLALIAALVLGPHRLPHYAHRLGELVRSLRDLLDVARDSARAEIGGELSLDEWRRLDPRRYHPRSLVREALADDTAPAGGTPADPHTSRESATPPDAIAPSVPRRPRYDSAGRALRTPL
- a CDS encoding intradiol ring-cleavage dioxygenase, whose amino-acid sequence is MKRIPDPEPTPDGPAYEGRLLDHADEPVVDQGAAFDIRTLISRRGVLSLVGLGVGAVALAACTSTTTGGSSSGSGGSAGGTSTGTATPSTGGGSSTLPAGEIPDETAGPYPGDGSNGPDVLEQSGIVRSDIRSSLDGGATATGVPMTLTLTLTDMANGDAPFEGVAVYVWHCDAQGRYSMYSEEIEGETYLRGVQVADANGQVSFTSVFPACYSGRWPHIHFEVYPDVGSITDSTKAIATSQVALPQSTCEDVYALSEYSGSSSNLAQVSLDSDNVFGDDGGALELATVSGDTGAGYLVSLAVRVDTATTPTAGAAPSGGPGGGGTGPGGTPPQR